The bacterium genome window below encodes:
- a CDS encoding enoyl-CoA hydratase-related protein, translating into MENLPQLEYVLLHKEQSTLTITLNRPEVLNAFNDALGSDLLVALKFAEKDSDTRCVVLTGAGKGFCAGEDLKQHLASPKPLGDTLRKRYHPIIQRIRTLEKPVIARINGVAAGAGVALALACDIRIAVDTGKFAMAFVKIALVPDSGMFWFLPRLIGYARAFEWMATGDVVSAQKALEWGMVNQLASTEQLDEAVQQWAVPFATGPTAAYGLIKRGLQAGMDRSFEQSLEQEAYLQELAGNLSDHNEGVHAFLEKREARFSGR; encoded by the coding sequence ATGGAAAATCTTCCTCAACTTGAGTATGTTCTCTTACATAAAGAACAATCGACTCTGACGATCACTCTGAACCGTCCCGAAGTATTGAACGCTTTCAATGATGCACTTGGGTCGGATTTACTCGTCGCGCTCAAGTTTGCCGAGAAGGATTCCGATACCCGCTGTGTAGTTCTAACCGGAGCTGGAAAAGGTTTTTGCGCCGGTGAAGACTTGAAACAACATCTCGCCTCACCAAAACCGTTGGGCGATACGTTACGAAAACGATATCACCCGATCATTCAAAGAATTCGTACTCTTGAAAAACCGGTTATTGCCCGGATCAATGGGGTTGCCGCCGGAGCCGGGGTCGCATTGGCATTAGCGTGCGATATTCGTATCGCAGTCGATACCGGAAAATTTGCAATGGCATTCGTAAAGATTGCCTTGGTTCCCGACAGTGGAATGTTTTGGTTTCTACCACGCTTAATCGGGTACGCCCGTGCGTTTGAGTGGATGGCGACCGGCGATGTCGTATCTGCCCAAAAAGCCCTCGAATGGGGTATGGTGAATCAATTGGCATCGACCGAGCAGTTAGACGAAGCGGTGCAGCAATGGGCGGTTCCGTTTGCCACCGGACCGACTGCGGCTTATGGTTTAATCAAACGTGGATTACAAGCAGGAATGGATCGGTCATTTGAGCAATCCTTGGAGCAGGAAGCCTATCTCCAAGAGCTTGCAGGAAATCTTTCCGATCACAACGAAGGGGTTCATGCCTTTCTGGAAAAGCGGGAAGCCCGGTTTAGCGGTCGTTAA